The genome window GGGAGGCGCCGGATGCTTCGTTCCGCGGAGACTCCCATGCCGAGCTGGCTGTCGCGCTGTCGGAAATGGGCGTGCCCATGCTCTACGTGGAGAAGGCCATGGCCAGTTCCATGGCGGCGGCCGACGACATCCGCGACGCCGTGTTGAAGCACGGAACGGTGTTCAACACGGGTGTGCTGCGCAGGTTCGACAACCGGTACGGCGTGGTGCGCGACGCGGTGCTTCGCGGCGACGTGGGCGAGCCCAGGACGGCCATTCACTACGCGCAGTCATCCCTGATGCACGGTCACATCCATTCCATCGACACGCTCTCCTGGCTGATCGGCGATCCCGCCATCCGTTCCGTTCGCGGCGAGATCGACCCCCGGGACTACGTCATAGAAGGCGATCACATCCCCTACGACCCGATCGCGACGTATGAACTGAATTTCGAGAACGGTGTCCGCGCATGGTCGATCCCCGCGGCGGGATGGGAGTACGAGATCATCGGGACCGAAGGGACCATCCGGTCGCTGAACAACGGGGCCGGTGCATCGTTGCGGCGGGCACCGCTCGATGGACGGGATGATCGAAAAGGCCGAAGCGCCTGGGAGGAGGTGCCGTTCGAATTCGTTACGCCGAAGAGCACGGTCGTTTCCTGCCTGGAAGATCTCGTTCGCGCTTACGAGACGGGCGATCAAAGCCTGGGGCACGTCGAGACCGCGCACCACATCACGGAAGCCTGCATCGCCGTCGCCGAAAGCCATCGCCGCGACGGCACCTGGGTGGATCTCCCGCTGGCCAACCGCGATCTGTATATCTGGCACGTCTGAATGCCTTGCCTGATCTGAGTTTACTCCTTTGGGGTAAGTTCGTTGGGTGGCGCGGCTGCGTTGAATCTCAAGTATCCCCTGACCTCCTCCACCTTAGTCTCCACCCGGTCCAACGCCACCCGCAAATCCTTGAATTCCGCTATGATTTCGGTCCTTAAGCTACTCATTTCGTTTCTCATTTCATTTCTCAGGCTACCTATTTCACTCCTTATATCAACCCTTAAGGTATTCAATGAAACGTGTAAATACGTTAACACTGAGATAAGGGTGATTATCGATGTAACGACCGCGCCGTGGCGCTGCCACCAACCTGACCCGGACATTCCATTCCCTCCTTAAAACAGTTCGCCATGTGTCCACGATGCCAGTGATTCCTGATTCTCATTGACGGCTTTTTGTTTCATTGCTTGTTACAAGGTCCGATATCGCGATCCGGATCGTTCGGATGTCTTCCTTGATGACTTCAAGCGTCGTTATGACGCCACTTTCAATTCCCTCCCTCTTCCCCATCCAAAGGCACAGTTTTCCTACAGCCCCGATAACAGCGATCAACAGTACGGCAGCAACCGTAGGCAACCACGAAGGTAACGATTCCAATTGAATGCCCTTTTTCAATTCTTTTGGTGTGTACCTGAATCTTTTATTGTGTACCTGGATATTGGATCACGAGATAAACAACCTCAGGAGGATCGCAACGGTCATGACCAACTGGCCGATCACCACCGTCTCGATCCGGGATAAGCGCTTGTCTATCTGTTCATTGATGCCTTCCAGGCGTCCGATCCGACCTTCGTTGTTTGTGCTTTCGGTTGACATGATCTCAATTCACTCCTTTGCAGCCGTCAGGCGTTCGAGTGGACCCATTACCATATCTTAATCATAGCGACCACCATCCCGGTGAAATTGATCAATCCCACCAGTGCGAGTGCCAGCACCCAGGTTTTAGTCGCCATCGTTTGCTCAATCACACTCAGCCTCGTAAGGATACCGTCCTGGTTTTCGGTACCATTAACGGCGTTTTCCAGCCGACCCACTGTATTTTCCAGCCTTCGCACGTCGTTTTGCAGTTGCCCCACGTCGTTTTGCAGTTGCCCTACGTCGTTTTGCAGTTGCCCCACATCGTTTTGCAGCCGATCCATTCCATGGCCCAGCTGATCGAGTTTCTGAACAACATACCATTCGAACGAACCAGGCTGCTCATGAA of Gemmatimonadota bacterium contains these proteins:
- a CDS encoding Gfo/Idh/MocA family oxidoreductase, which codes for MKTYRVGIIGLGRMGSTIDDEGHTPLPYSIAAACSASERLEIAAGCDPRAERREDFARRWGVNALYEDFREMVREERPDLVAVCTTASGLQKPAREAPDASFRGDSHAELAVALSEMGVPMLYVEKAMASSMAAADDIRDAVLKHGTVFNTGVLRRFDNRYGVVRDAVLRGDVGEPRTAIHYAQSSLMHGHIHSIDTLSWLIGDPAIRSVRGEIDPRDYVIEGDHIPYDPIATYELNFENGVRAWSIPAAGWEYEIIGTEGTIRSLNNGAGASLRRAPLDGRDDRKGRSAWEEVPFEFVTPKSTVVSCLEDLVRAYETGDQSLGHVETAHHITEACIAVAESHRRDGTWVDLPLANRDLYIWHV